A single window of Archangium gephyra DNA harbors:
- a CDS encoding serine hydrolase, whose product MRRILALLFLFAPLTAALAQPAPKELDALVQRTMTAFEVPGMAIAVVKDGKVVLSKGYGVRKLGEAAPVTPETLFGIASNTKAFTAAALAMLVDEGKLQWDDRVVDHLPAFQMYDPYVTRELTVRDLLVHRSGLGLGAGDLLYFPASSYTEDEIVAKLRHIRPASSFRSRYAYDNILYLVAGKVIEKASGQRWGDFIRERIFTPLGMKASNTSVADFRPGANVAIPHAKADGRLRAIEPMGFDNNAPAAAINSSVNDLSRWMLVQLAKGALPGGDGTKRLFSEKQSREMWSAQTVLPIGESPKPLAALQPEFSAYGLGWNLRDYRGHKVVTHTGGLPGYVSRVLLVPSLGLGVAVLTNQEARGGFEAPAFAILDSYVGGPRTDWVAAFKAADEEKTKKAELAVSEKRTARSAESKPSLPLGRYAGTYRDAWYGDAAIAMEGDRLVLRFLRTPSLTGELEHWQYDTFVARWRDRTLNADAFVSFSLKPDGSIDQMKLQAVSPLTDFSFDFQDLLFTQVKQAGGEAVTQTRP is encoded by the coding sequence GTGCGGCGTATCCTCGCGCTTCTCTTCCTGTTCGCCCCCCTCACCGCGGCGCTCGCCCAGCCCGCGCCCAAGGAGCTCGATGCCCTCGTCCAGCGGACGATGACGGCCTTCGAGGTGCCCGGGATGGCGATCGCCGTCGTGAAGGACGGCAAGGTCGTGCTGTCCAAGGGCTATGGCGTCCGCAAGCTCGGCGAGGCCGCGCCCGTGACGCCCGAGACGCTCTTCGGCATCGCCTCCAACACCAAGGCCTTCACGGCGGCCGCGCTGGCCATGCTCGTGGACGAGGGGAAGCTCCAGTGGGACGACCGTGTCGTCGATCACCTCCCGGCCTTCCAGATGTACGACCCCTACGTCACGCGCGAGCTGACCGTCCGGGACTTGCTCGTGCACCGCAGTGGCCTGGGCCTTGGCGCGGGGGACCTGCTGTACTTCCCCGCCTCCTCGTATACCGAGGACGAGATCGTCGCGAAGCTGCGCCACATCCGGCCCGCGAGCAGCTTCCGCAGCCGCTACGCCTACGACAACATCCTCTATCTCGTCGCCGGCAAGGTCATCGAGAAGGCGAGCGGCCAGCGCTGGGGAGACTTCATCCGCGAGCGCATCTTCACGCCGCTCGGCATGAAGGCGAGCAACACGAGCGTGGCGGACTTCCGGCCGGGCGCCAATGTGGCGATTCCGCACGCGAAGGCGGATGGCCGGCTGCGAGCCATCGAGCCGATGGGCTTCGACAACAACGCGCCGGCGGCGGCCATCAACTCGAGCGTGAATGACCTGAGCCGTTGGATGCTCGTGCAGCTGGCGAAGGGGGCGCTGCCCGGGGGCGACGGGACGAAGCGGCTCTTCAGCGAGAAGCAGTCGCGGGAGATGTGGTCCGCGCAGACCGTGCTGCCCATTGGCGAGTCCCCCAAGCCGCTCGCCGCGCTCCAGCCCGAGTTCTCGGCCTATGGGCTGGGGTGGAACCTGCGCGACTATCGCGGCCACAAGGTGGTGACGCACACGGGCGGGTTGCCGGGCTACGTCTCGCGTGTCCTGCTCGTTCCGTCGCTCGGGCTCGGGGTGGCGGTGCTGACCAACCAGGAGGCGCGCGGCGGCTTCGAGGCGCCGGCCTTCGCCATCCTGGACAGCTACGTGGGAGGCCCGCGCACGGACTGGGTCGCCGCGTTCAAGGCCGCGGACGAGGAGAAGACGAAGAAGGCCGAGCTGGCCGTCAGCGAGAAGCGCACCGCCCGGAGCGCGGAGTCGAAGCCCTCGTTGCCGCTGGGGCGGTACGCCGGGACCTACCGGGATGCGTGGTATGGAGACGCGGCGATTGCCATGGAGGGGGACCGCCTCGTGCTGCGCTTCCTCCGCACGCCGTCACTCACCGGCGAGCTCGAGCACTGGCAATACGACACCTTCGTCGCACGCTGGAGGGACCGCACCCTGAACGCGGATGCGTTCGTCAGCTTCTCGCTGAAGCCGGACGGGTCGATCGACCAGATGAAGCTGCAGGCGGTATCGCCCCTCACCGACTTCAGCTTCGACTTCCAGGATCTGCTCTTCACCCAGGTGAAGCAGGCCGGGGGCGAAGCGGTCACCCAGACCCGGCCCTGA
- a CDS encoding histone deacetylase family protein: protein MKVVHSPLHARHDGGKELHRGELVPCFEMPVRADYILKAVERAGLEVLEPRSFAHESLLRVHDAAFVEFLRTAHAEWRSLGKQGFMLPSGFPARGLRRDHIPSGINGRMGYYAFDASTPIVEGTWDAALAAAHCALTAAALVAEGEKSAYALCRPPGHHAGHALYGGYCFLNNAALAAQHLRDRGFARVAVLDVDYHHGNGTQDIFWERSDVLFVSIHATPETEYPYFLGYADERGAGAGEGYTLNLPLPRGTGWKEYSAALGASLDAIGTFSPEALVVSLGVDTYEGDPISAFKLAQEHYPLIGQRLAGLKLPTVFVQEGGYAVDEIGTNVAGVLEGFLGRR from the coding sequence GTGAAAGTCGTCCATTCCCCGCTGCACGCCCGTCATGACGGTGGCAAGGAACTGCATCGCGGCGAGCTGGTGCCGTGCTTCGAGATGCCGGTGCGCGCCGACTACATCCTGAAGGCCGTGGAGCGCGCCGGACTCGAGGTACTCGAGCCTCGCTCCTTCGCGCACGAGTCCCTGCTGCGCGTCCACGACGCCGCGTTCGTCGAGTTCCTGCGCACCGCCCATGCCGAGTGGCGCTCGCTCGGCAAGCAGGGCTTCATGCTGCCGAGCGGCTTTCCCGCCCGTGGTCTGCGCCGGGACCACATCCCCTCCGGCATCAACGGCCGGATGGGCTACTACGCCTTCGACGCCAGCACCCCCATCGTCGAGGGCACCTGGGACGCCGCGCTCGCCGCCGCCCACTGCGCCCTGACCGCCGCCGCGCTCGTCGCCGAAGGTGAGAAGAGCGCCTACGCCCTGTGCCGTCCCCCCGGACACCACGCCGGGCACGCCCTCTACGGCGGCTACTGCTTCCTCAACAACGCCGCCCTCGCGGCGCAGCACCTGCGGGACCGGGGGTTCGCCCGGGTCGCGGTGCTCGACGTGGACTACCACCACGGCAACGGCACCCAGGACATCTTCTGGGAGCGCTCCGATGTGCTCTTCGTCTCCATCCACGCCACCCCGGAGACGGAGTACCCCTACTTCCTCGGCTATGCCGACGAGCGCGGGGCCGGCGCCGGAGAGGGCTATACCCTCAACCTCCCCCTGCCACGCGGCACCGGCTGGAAGGAGTACAGTGCCGCCCTCGGAGCCTCGCTGGACGCCATCGGCACGTTCTCGCCCGAGGCCCTCGTGGTGTCGCTCGGCGTCGATACCTACGAGGGCGACCCCATCAGCGCCTTCAAGCTCGCCCAGGAGCACTACCCGCTCATCGGACAGCGGCTGGCCGGCCTGAAGCTGCCCACCGTGTTCGTGCAGGAGGGCGGCTACGCGGTGGATGAGATCGGCACCAACGTCGCCGGGGTGCTGGAGGGCTTCCTCGGCCGGCGCTGA
- a CDS encoding ATP-grasp domain-containing protein has product MATTPRIKQAIVFGRNPHQPDTFDTEAEAAEALGIETFQLDLHALLEGNTDRALAALPERGHLRLLYRGWMLTGEEYETLDEALDERGHALMTTPSEYAAAHYLPNWYPRLKGYTARSVWTEGTDASEAWEAAQELGSPPWLVKDHVKSAKERWAEACFVPAGATREDFERICGALLEERGDRFERGFVVRRFLPLKVRGRTPSGPAHLEFRLFFGRGRLLAAESYDDFDVDVPDFSAFERLARKIDARFFTMDVAMLEDGRWLVVEVNDGGVSGLPASIDPRELFAALLGVER; this is encoded by the coding sequence ATGGCGACGACTCCTCGCATCAAGCAGGCGATCGTGTTTGGCCGGAATCCGCATCAGCCGGATACCTTCGACACGGAGGCCGAGGCGGCCGAGGCCCTGGGCATCGAGACCTTCCAGTTGGATCTGCACGCGCTGCTGGAAGGGAACACGGACCGGGCGCTCGCCGCGCTCCCCGAGCGGGGCCACCTGCGGCTGCTCTACCGGGGGTGGATGCTCACGGGGGAGGAGTACGAGACGTTGGACGAGGCGCTGGACGAGCGGGGCCACGCGCTGATGACGACGCCCTCGGAGTACGCGGCGGCCCACTACCTCCCGAACTGGTACCCGCGGCTGAAGGGATACACCGCCCGCTCCGTGTGGACCGAGGGCACGGATGCCTCGGAAGCGTGGGAGGCGGCGCAGGAGCTGGGCTCGCCGCCGTGGCTGGTGAAGGACCACGTGAAGTCGGCGAAGGAGCGCTGGGCGGAGGCGTGCTTCGTCCCGGCTGGCGCCACGCGAGAGGACTTCGAGCGGATCTGCGGGGCGCTGCTGGAGGAGCGCGGGGATCGCTTCGAGCGGGGATTCGTGGTCAGGCGCTTCCTGCCGTTGAAGGTGCGGGGGCGGACGCCGAGCGGGCCGGCGCACCTCGAGTTCCGGCTGTTCTTCGGGCGCGGGAGGCTGCTGGCGGCGGAGTCCTACGACGACTTCGATGTCGACGTCCCGGACTTCTCGGCGTTCGAGCGGCTCGCACGGAAGATTGATGCGCGCTTCTTCACCATGGATGTCGCGATGCTCGAGGACGGCCGTTGGCTCGTGGTCGAGGTGAACGACGGAGGAGTGTCCGGGCTCCCGGCGAGCATCGACCCCCGCGAACTGTTCGCGGCGTTGCTGGGCGTGGAGCGCTGA